One window of the Rhinoraja longicauda isolate Sanriku21f chromosome 2, sRhiLon1.1, whole genome shotgun sequence genome contains the following:
- the LOC144610838 gene encoding riboflavin transporter 2-like, whose amino-acid sequence MSLLIHLMVVLFGMGSWVAINGLWVELPLLVPEVPEGWYLPSYLTIVIQLANVGPLAVALKHKLSPGRRAERGIIYGVVCMGVVASFLLPFFWKTTSLVAGTRRSVALLVLTFFLALVDCTSSLTFLPFMARLRPRFLTTYFVGEGLSGLVPGLVALAQGAGVVSCLEGAGGANGSSNGTVAIYRPANFPPEVFFFFLSGVMGLCLLAFVLLDRLPPARWREPRAGPGAGEGKEEPEQKAMVDAGPPHRPPPPALFLALAWVNALTNAVLPAIQTYSCLPYGTPAFHLSAALGALANPLACFVAMVYPNRSLRLMGCLTLAGTTMGAYIMGMAALSPCPWLVHSTAGTPLIVLSWVLFVGTLSYVKVMIGLILRDEGRSALVWCGAVVQAGSMLGALAMFPLVSVYNLFRSGDPCSNECPA is encoded by the exons atgtctctgctgatcCACCTTATGGTGGTCCTCTTCGGGATGGGTTCTTGGGTGGCTATCAACGGCCTGTGGGTGGAGCTCCCGCTCCTGGTGCCCGAGGTCCCGGAGGGTTGGTACCTGCCCTCCTACCTCACCATTGTCATCCAACTGGCCAACGTGGGTCCTCTGGCGGTGGCGCTGAAGCACAAGCTGTCTCCGGGCCGCCGGGCGGAGAGGGGAATCATCTACGGGGTGGTATGCATGGGGGTCGTGGCCTCCTTCCTGCTGCCCTTCTTCTGGAAGACGACAAGCCTGGTGGCCGGGACACGGCGCAGTGTGGCGCTGCTGGTGCTCACCTTCTtcttggccctggtggactgcacctcctccctcaccttcctGCCCTTCATGGCTCGCCTGAGGCCCCGCTTCCTCACCACCTACTTCGTGGGTGAGGGTCTCAGCGGGCTGGTGCCGGGGCTGGTGGCCTTGGCGCAGGGGGCGGGGGTGGTGAGCTGCCTGGAGGGGGCCGGGGGGGCCAACGGGTCCAGCAACGGGACGGTGGCCATCTACCGCCCGGCCAACTTCCCGCCCGAGGTGTTCTTCTTCTTCCTGAGCGGGGTGATGGGCCTGTGCCTGCTGGCCTTCGTGCTCCTGGACCGCCTGCCCCCGGCGCGGTggagggagccgagggcagggcCGGGGGCCGGCGAGGGGAAGGAGGAGCCCGAGCAGAAGGCCATGGTGGACGCCGgcccccctcaccgcccccctCCGCCGGCCCTCTTCCTTGCGCTGGCCTgggtcaatgccctgaccaacgcCGTGCTGCCTGCCATCCAGACCTACTCCTGCCTGCCCTACGGAACGCCCGCATTCCACCTTTCGGCCGCGCTGGGTGCCCTCGCCAACCCACTGGCCTGTTTCGTGGCCATGGTCTACCCCAACCG gTCTCTGAGGTTGATGGGATGTCTGACATTAGCTGGCACCACAATGGGAGCCTACATCATGGGCATGGCTGCCCTCAGTCCGTGCCCCTGGCTAGTCCACTCCACAGCGGGCACCCCCCTCATT GTCCTGTCCTGGGTTCTCTTCGTCGGGACCCTCTCCTACGTGAAGGTGATGATTGGCCTGATCTTGCGGGACGAGGGCCGCAGCGCCCTCGTGTGGTGCGGGGCGGTGGTGCAGGCGGGCTCCATGTTGGGGGCGCTCGCCATGTTCCCACTGGTCA